One genomic region from Apteryx mantelli isolate bAptMan1 chromosome 7, bAptMan1.hap1, whole genome shotgun sequence encodes:
- the NSMCE4A gene encoding non-structural maintenance of chromosomes element 4 homolog A isoform X2 yields MSEAGGSGDFSSPRSSGSDCSRFSLPSTSRNGAVSEHKQHRLSGGLGRPRPPASEEEEEEEEEPEMVWGRPRRPESAEATGGGDERSRRMIRNQYRELIYSVQQNREDMLNSKSNKLTEALEEANKLFSGVSCAREAALDAQFLVLASNLGKEKANELHSEMTAFDSPAFAEDLLTFMGLNRIEVEENSDNEGISGGYLPSNAWHKLGAETEKYFRRAPSFHYMLGSFKSDPPVPRQRIERQKKTTGREEKRAMPAQLKKMEESHQEATEKEVERILGLLQTHFKNDPDIPISFFDLVIDPNSFARTVENIFHVSFIIRDGFARLKLDEDKLPIIEPAKDDEGKEDDCSAQTRNQAVISLSHQEWKRNSILLEIPLHQ; encoded by the exons ATGTCTGAGGCGGGCGGGAGCGGTGACTTCTCCTCCCCGCGGAGCTCGGGCTCGGACTGCAGCCGCTTCTCGCTGCCGTCCACCTCTCGCAACGGCGCGGTGTCCGAGCACAAGCAGCACCGGCTCTCGGGCggcctcggccgcccgcgcccgccggcctccgaggaggaggaggaggaggaagaggagccggaGATGGTGTGGGGGAGGCCCAGGCGGCCGGAGAGCGCCGAGGCCACCGGCGGCGGCGACGAACGCAGCAGGAGGATGATCCGCAACCAGTATCGGGAGCTCATCTACAGCGTGCAGC AAAATCGTGAGGATATGCTGAATTCAAAAAGCAATAAACTGACAGAAGCTTTGGAAGAAGCCAATAAACTGTTTAGTGGAG TTTCATGTGCACGAGAGGCTGCACTGGATGCCCAGTTTCTTGTCTTAGCATCAAATCTAGGAAAGGAGAAAGCCAATGAGTTGCACTCTGAGATGACAGCATTTGATTCACCAGCATTTGCAGAAGACTTA ctaACATTCATGGGTCTAAATCGCATAGAAGTAGAAGAAAATAGTGATAATGAGGGCATTTCTGGTGGATATCTACCTAGTAATGCCTGGCATAAACTGGGAGCAGAAACAGAGAAGTATTTCAGAAGAGCACCTTCTTTTCACTACAT GTTGGGATCTTTCAAGTCTGATCCTCCGGTACCAAGGCAACGGATTGAGAGGCAGAAAAAGActacaggaagagaagaaaaaagggcaATGCCTGCTCAG ttaaaaaagaTGGAGGAGTCTCATCAGGAAGCTACAGAAAAAGAAGTAGAGAGGATCTTGGGATTACTGCAGACTCATTTTAAAAATGATC CTGATATACCTATTTCCTTCTTTGATCTTGTGATTGATCCAAACTCTTTTGCACGCactgtggaaaacatttttcacGTGTCCTTCATTATAAGG GATGGTTTTGCACGATTAAAACTGGATGAGGATAAATTGCCAATAATAG AGCCTGCAAAAGATGATGAGGGAAAAGAGGATGACTGTAGTGCTCAAACACGGAACCAAGCTGTCATATCTCTGAGCCATCAAGAATGGAAG AGAAATAGTATTCTGCTTGAAATTCCCCTTCACCAGTAG
- the NSMCE4A gene encoding non-structural maintenance of chromosomes element 4 homolog A isoform X4 has product MSEAGGSGDFSSPRSSGSDCSRFSLPSTSRNGAVSEHKQHRLSGGLGRPRPPASEEEEEEEEEPEMVWGRPRRPESAEATGGGDERSRRMIRNQYRELIYSVQQNREDMLNSKSNKLTEALEEANKLFSGVSCAREAALDAQFLVLASNLGKEKANELHSEMTAFDSPAFAEDLLTFMGLNRIEVEENSDNEGISGGYLPSNAWHKLGAETEKYFRRAPSFHYMLGSFKSDPPVPRQRIERQKKTTGREEKRAMPAQLKKMEESHQEATEKEVERILGLLQTHFKNDPDIPISFFDLVIDPNSFARTVENIFHVSFIIRDGFARLKLDEDKLPIIEPAKDDEGKEDDCSAQTRNQAVISLSHQEWKVP; this is encoded by the exons ATGTCTGAGGCGGGCGGGAGCGGTGACTTCTCCTCCCCGCGGAGCTCGGGCTCGGACTGCAGCCGCTTCTCGCTGCCGTCCACCTCTCGCAACGGCGCGGTGTCCGAGCACAAGCAGCACCGGCTCTCGGGCggcctcggccgcccgcgcccgccggcctccgaggaggaggaggaggaggaagaggagccggaGATGGTGTGGGGGAGGCCCAGGCGGCCGGAGAGCGCCGAGGCCACCGGCGGCGGCGACGAACGCAGCAGGAGGATGATCCGCAACCAGTATCGGGAGCTCATCTACAGCGTGCAGC AAAATCGTGAGGATATGCTGAATTCAAAAAGCAATAAACTGACAGAAGCTTTGGAAGAAGCCAATAAACTGTTTAGTGGAG TTTCATGTGCACGAGAGGCTGCACTGGATGCCCAGTTTCTTGTCTTAGCATCAAATCTAGGAAAGGAGAAAGCCAATGAGTTGCACTCTGAGATGACAGCATTTGATTCACCAGCATTTGCAGAAGACTTA ctaACATTCATGGGTCTAAATCGCATAGAAGTAGAAGAAAATAGTGATAATGAGGGCATTTCTGGTGGATATCTACCTAGTAATGCCTGGCATAAACTGGGAGCAGAAACAGAGAAGTATTTCAGAAGAGCACCTTCTTTTCACTACAT GTTGGGATCTTTCAAGTCTGATCCTCCGGTACCAAGGCAACGGATTGAGAGGCAGAAAAAGActacaggaagagaagaaaaaagggcaATGCCTGCTCAG ttaaaaaagaTGGAGGAGTCTCATCAGGAAGCTACAGAAAAAGAAGTAGAGAGGATCTTGGGATTACTGCAGACTCATTTTAAAAATGATC CTGATATACCTATTTCCTTCTTTGATCTTGTGATTGATCCAAACTCTTTTGCACGCactgtggaaaacatttttcacGTGTCCTTCATTATAAGG GATGGTTTTGCACGATTAAAACTGGATGAGGATAAATTGCCAATAATAG AGCCTGCAAAAGATGATGAGGGAAAAGAGGATGACTGTAGTGCTCAAACACGGAACCAAGCTGTCATATCTCTGAGCCATCAAGAATGGAAG gtgccttaa
- the NSMCE4A gene encoding non-structural maintenance of chromosomes element 4 homolog A isoform X1 yields the protein MSEAGGSGDFSSPRSSGSDCSRFSLPSTSRNGAVSEHKQHRLSGGLGRPRPPASEEEEEEEEEPEMVWGRPRRPESAEATGGGDERSRRMIRNQYRELIYSVQQNREDMLNSKSNKLTEALEEANKLFSGVSCAREAALDAQFLVLASNLGKEKANELHSEMTAFDSPAFAEDLLTFMGLNRIEVEENSDNEGISGGYLPSNAWHKLGAETEKYFRRAPSFHYMLGSFKSDPPVPRQRIERQKKTTGREEKRAMPAQLKKMEESHQEATEKEVERILGLLQTHFKNDPDIPISFFDLVIDPNSFARTVENIFHVSFIIRDGFARLKLDEDKLPIIEPAKDDEGKEDDCSAQTRNQAVISLSHQEWKEIVETFEITEPMISPPCNNNEDEMEIA from the exons ATGTCTGAGGCGGGCGGGAGCGGTGACTTCTCCTCCCCGCGGAGCTCGGGCTCGGACTGCAGCCGCTTCTCGCTGCCGTCCACCTCTCGCAACGGCGCGGTGTCCGAGCACAAGCAGCACCGGCTCTCGGGCggcctcggccgcccgcgcccgccggcctccgaggaggaggaggaggaggaagaggagccggaGATGGTGTGGGGGAGGCCCAGGCGGCCGGAGAGCGCCGAGGCCACCGGCGGCGGCGACGAACGCAGCAGGAGGATGATCCGCAACCAGTATCGGGAGCTCATCTACAGCGTGCAGC AAAATCGTGAGGATATGCTGAATTCAAAAAGCAATAAACTGACAGAAGCTTTGGAAGAAGCCAATAAACTGTTTAGTGGAG TTTCATGTGCACGAGAGGCTGCACTGGATGCCCAGTTTCTTGTCTTAGCATCAAATCTAGGAAAGGAGAAAGCCAATGAGTTGCACTCTGAGATGACAGCATTTGATTCACCAGCATTTGCAGAAGACTTA ctaACATTCATGGGTCTAAATCGCATAGAAGTAGAAGAAAATAGTGATAATGAGGGCATTTCTGGTGGATATCTACCTAGTAATGCCTGGCATAAACTGGGAGCAGAAACAGAGAAGTATTTCAGAAGAGCACCTTCTTTTCACTACAT GTTGGGATCTTTCAAGTCTGATCCTCCGGTACCAAGGCAACGGATTGAGAGGCAGAAAAAGActacaggaagagaagaaaaaagggcaATGCCTGCTCAG ttaaaaaagaTGGAGGAGTCTCATCAGGAAGCTACAGAAAAAGAAGTAGAGAGGATCTTGGGATTACTGCAGACTCATTTTAAAAATGATC CTGATATACCTATTTCCTTCTTTGATCTTGTGATTGATCCAAACTCTTTTGCACGCactgtggaaaacatttttcacGTGTCCTTCATTATAAGG GATGGTTTTGCACGATTAAAACTGGATGAGGATAAATTGCCAATAATAG AGCCTGCAAAAGATGATGAGGGAAAAGAGGATGACTGTAGTGCTCAAACACGGAACCAAGCTGTCATATCTCTGAGCCATCAAGAATGGAAG GAAATTGTAGAAACATTTGAAATAACAGAACCCATGATCAGTCCTCCTTGTAACAACAATGAAGATGAAATGGAGATAGCTTAA
- the NSMCE4A gene encoding non-structural maintenance of chromosomes element 4 homolog A isoform X3, with amino-acid sequence MSEAGGSGDFSSPRSSGSDCSRFSLPSTSRNGAVSEHKQHRLSGGLGRPRPPASEEEEEEEEEPEMVWGRPRRPESAEATGGGDERSRRMIRNQYRELIYSVQQNREDMLNSKSNKLTEALEEANKLFSGVSCAREAALDAQFLVLASNLGKEKANELHSEMTAFDSPAFAEDLLTFMGLNRIEVEENSDNEGISGGYLPSNAWHKLGAETEKYFRRAPSFHYMLGSFKSDPPVPRQRIERQKKTTGREEKRAMPAQLKKMEESHQEATEKEVERILGLLQTHFKNDPDIPISFFDLVIDPNSFARTVENIFHVSFIIRDGFARLKLDEDKLPIIEPAKDDEGKEDDCSAQTRNQAVISLSHQEWKMGYSEV; translated from the exons ATGTCTGAGGCGGGCGGGAGCGGTGACTTCTCCTCCCCGCGGAGCTCGGGCTCGGACTGCAGCCGCTTCTCGCTGCCGTCCACCTCTCGCAACGGCGCGGTGTCCGAGCACAAGCAGCACCGGCTCTCGGGCggcctcggccgcccgcgcccgccggcctccgaggaggaggaggaggaggaagaggagccggaGATGGTGTGGGGGAGGCCCAGGCGGCCGGAGAGCGCCGAGGCCACCGGCGGCGGCGACGAACGCAGCAGGAGGATGATCCGCAACCAGTATCGGGAGCTCATCTACAGCGTGCAGC AAAATCGTGAGGATATGCTGAATTCAAAAAGCAATAAACTGACAGAAGCTTTGGAAGAAGCCAATAAACTGTTTAGTGGAG TTTCATGTGCACGAGAGGCTGCACTGGATGCCCAGTTTCTTGTCTTAGCATCAAATCTAGGAAAGGAGAAAGCCAATGAGTTGCACTCTGAGATGACAGCATTTGATTCACCAGCATTTGCAGAAGACTTA ctaACATTCATGGGTCTAAATCGCATAGAAGTAGAAGAAAATAGTGATAATGAGGGCATTTCTGGTGGATATCTACCTAGTAATGCCTGGCATAAACTGGGAGCAGAAACAGAGAAGTATTTCAGAAGAGCACCTTCTTTTCACTACAT GTTGGGATCTTTCAAGTCTGATCCTCCGGTACCAAGGCAACGGATTGAGAGGCAGAAAAAGActacaggaagagaagaaaaaagggcaATGCCTGCTCAG ttaaaaaagaTGGAGGAGTCTCATCAGGAAGCTACAGAAAAAGAAGTAGAGAGGATCTTGGGATTACTGCAGACTCATTTTAAAAATGATC CTGATATACCTATTTCCTTCTTTGATCTTGTGATTGATCCAAACTCTTTTGCACGCactgtggaaaacatttttcacGTGTCCTTCATTATAAGG GATGGTTTTGCACGATTAAAACTGGATGAGGATAAATTGCCAATAATAG AGCCTGCAAAAGATGATGAGGGAAAAGAGGATGACTGTAGTGCTCAAACACGGAACCAAGCTGTCATATCTCTGAGCCATCAAGAATGGAAG ATGGGATATTCTGAAGTCTAA